In Piliocolobus tephrosceles isolate RC106 chromosome 12, ASM277652v3, whole genome shotgun sequence, one DNA window encodes the following:
- the NBDY gene encoding negative regulator of P-body association — protein sequence MGDQPCASGRSTLPPGNAREAKPPKKRCLLAPRWDYPEGTPNGGSTTLPSAPPPASAGLKSHPPPPEK from the coding sequence ATGGGAGACCAACCTTGTGCCTCCGGGAGATCCACTCTCCCACCTGGAAACGCACGGGAAGCCAAGCCTCCAAAAAAGCGCTGCCTCCTCGCTCCGCGTTGGGATTATCCGGAAGGAACTCCCAACGGAGGTAGTACCACTCTACCCTCCGCACCTCCTCCTGCATCAGCCGGCCTGAAGTCGCACCCTCCTCCTCCAGAGaagtag